Part of the Lujinxingia vulgaris genome, TACGCTCGATGCAAAGTCGTCATATTGAAGAAGGTGGGGATAAGCTCTATGCGTTTGCAAGCGAGCTGATGAGTGCAGGCACCAAACACATCCACATTGCACAAAAAGGAGGAAGAAAAGCCCGAAGCGCAACACTGGATATCACCTATGCGCCAGTGACACTCAAAGCGCCTTACAATAAGAAAGGACACTCCCTCCCAGTTTACTATGTCGGCTGTACAGAGCGAGGAAACGCTAAGAACGGCTTAAGCTGGCACCTATTAACCAGTGAACCAGTCACCAGCAAAGAAGAC contains:
- a CDS encoding IS4 family transposase; the encoded protein is ESYKWESASRAMAERLQGQMANVISVCDREADIYEYLQYKLTEQQRFVVRSMQSRHIEEGGDKLYAFASELMSAGTKHIHIAQKGGRKARSATLDITYAPVTLKAPYNKKGHSLPVYYVGCTERGNAKNGLSWHLLTSEPVTSKEDALAIITYYEHRWLVEEYHKVWKSDGTDIESLRLQSQDN